AATTATGTTgaataatcaaattatataatttttggatTTATATAAATCAGACgaataataaaaattgagaaattgtaGTCAGAAagcacaatttttttaaaattatagctATAGTACCTACGGAATTTTATCACAaagatcaaaaagaaaaaaaattataatcaacatataaatcGTATTAGTAGCAAAGacaattttatttaagaaattcaaaatatttagaatGGCCCTTATTAGTTCTACCATTTTAcgatacacataatatttaggctaaagaaattaaaattgaacCCTTTCGATAAACATAACCTTAGAATAGGTAATTACGAAGAAGTCAATTGTAGAAAATGATACTAAAATTAGACTAGAGTAATAAAATAGAAACTATTTATTCACCAATTAAGGAAAAAACTTATGggtatttatatttaattaatgtaatttttattattatataatttaatgaattaaaacacatattaattaaaattaaataaaataaattataaatttaaacacataatatatatatatatatattaaactgATATAAACACGTAATACGAATAAGTTTTaccttttaattaaaatgaagagtGCTAGTTTAGGATAAGTGTGAATTGTTACCTCGTTGGGAGCACCAAATGCATGCACCCAAAACTATCTCTATTATGCCACTCTTTTAAAATCTCATctttaaacacaaaaaaaagacaaaCTCTAATTTGTTCTGCATTTATAGATGAGAGACATAAATGATTGGCCCAAAAAATAGGTTTTAAAAGTTAAActtcaataaattttatgttataaaataataagtagAAAGAGTTCAAGAGAACAACTTTTGGTCTCTAACattttaagttatttcaaaatttatcaaatatttttaaaattaaaaagtattttaaaaatagactTAATTAACTTTTAAGACAATCCAGATAGAATTTTTAGTGAGCATTTTAAACATAAAGTTTAGATACTGACATCAAAAGATGTGATTCAGTAATTAGATTTAAATTTCTCTTAGTTAAAAGTCTTGTTTTAAGCATTGGGTGTATAGAAATTCTTGATTGGAGTGTCATTTTCTGAAGTCCTATTTgacatgaatttaaattaattgggCTAACAtcagataaaaaataaaaacaaataaacaattatACACTTATTGAATTCTTCTATATCAATTTACTCGcacaattaatattaaataagttatgaagaaatgtatatattttttttttaaaaaaatatttcaatatgtCAAGCCATCTTTCTTTTAATCTGTCTCTGAAAAAATCacttctttttataatttaaaaagattaacttttttaaaaaaaaattgaatttcattatgtatataaataactTATCCCAATCACAGTATAAATTATCTCAAACATAACAGCTAAACAAGACATAAAATTTTTGTCTCATTACTATTGTCTTATTTCGTCACTACAActctttaataattaatttataaccATACAAATAACCCTAcctaaattaaaacaaagaaaataaaagataaaaaacttaatacataaataattaatttatacattattaattttaatacgTAGGTAACTCTAATCAATCATCTCGAACAACCTCTAATTGAATGATGAACTTTGACTAACCTAAATGAAGACCTAAAAAGTAGTTTAATTCATCTGAATTTCATAAACAAGTAAGAGCAGTTTATTTGATCAATCATTATCTGTTTTGGTGTAGGGACACTGATTTATTAGccaataaatgaagaaaaatataggGATAAATGTACAAATATCGACCTAATTATAATCGAAATTCTAAagacatatttaattttatctagGATCTTATTACTTCTGAatacattttcatattttgtgcTGATATTGCTTCTTCAACCATTCAAATTAGTTATGTTTGTACACACAATgtgtgtaaatattttttaaaaaaaatttttctttaaaaagatattttatttttacaaaaaaaaagaaattttttttattcttttttaaaaaattaaaaatttttattttcttgatcttgtatttaaaataagttaattttgaattgatatCATGATAagtgaagaaaatcaaataaaacattaatacGCTAAAATTAGgacatttttaaattaatttttttaaatacacataatttttaaaatatgtgtactaactaattataaaattacCAATCAAAAAATGTCATGTGTCCAATTTATGCACCCATAATTTGTCTTCAAGAGAGTGTGCACAGTCTCTATGTCATGTTAGCATTTGTGGTGTATTTATTCTATATCAAATTAGCTTAGAGGAGCTAATGGGACCTTAGTTAAGTACGGGTGTGTCTCTAACATTTAGATCACAGTTTAAGAGGTACTTGTGTCTTATCCAaagatatatattaattacttcctccgtccgtttttagttattatgttacatttttcaaaagtcaaattgactaatttttaaagttaaattagattacgttaattcgatattttaagcaaaaataaataaatttcaagaaCTATACGAAAAGCATTATAAGACCATCTCCAACCcatctctattttactctccattatctatatttggagagtaaaatagagaataaacaCTCCAACCATTCTCTATTTAACTCTCTATTCTTCAATTATAGAGAagtgaatagtagttctccaaatttggagaactactattcacctctctgttttactttttgattattatagggataatgcacaagtaaccCCTCAACTTAtacccgaaatctcagagacacacttatactatattaaggttctattacccctgaacttattttattaataattttctaccctttttcggcctacgtggcactatcttgtgggcccaacgctggttgattttttcttcaagttagtgccacgtagaccgaaaaggggtagaaaagtacttataaaataagttcatgggggtaataggaccttagtataatataagtgtgtctttgagatttcggacataggttgagggggtacttgtgcattttcccatattataatattatttctattgtGTTTACTAATTTAATCTCTATCATTTGTAACTATTTTCTAATGCAATATAACAATTAACAAGTTACTACTTCaccaaattaatcatttttaattttattttttaaaagaaattgtcaCTTTAAATATGTAACTTAAAGTTATttgaataatattattaattaagtctttaatatttataattattttctaagtaatataatatctaaaacatattattgatttttaaactttttggtcattttaaatatgtaatttagattataattttttttcattatgaaGTATGCACAAAATTTACATGATAATTCaaataatctatttttttatgttattgtgataaattattaaactacaCTTTTTAAATAGCATGAAAACATTTGATTCAATGGTTCAAATGGAATATGGGAAGTAAATTAGTACACGGAATAATTGGATacaagatgaaattgttaatctatacaaaaaaaatttagctacacataaaaataaggacaaaaatgctcattttaactccataatacataaatagaaTATTTATGAAAGTAACGTAATAGTCTTGAAAGTTGAGTATTTATGtgagatttaaaataaatttcatgtaatacaatatttatgatgcaattatatttcatcaatgctttcacttttatttaaattgttcgTTAATATGCattgtatataatatttatcGCAATTTACgttatttagaataaaatataattttatattaaatgaagaatttgaaaaaaaataaaattttatattacataAAGATTATAGAGGGATTATtctcaaaaagaagaaatgttttatattatgaaataagaaaataagaatgaaatagaaataataatatactattgaggaaagagaaaaatatttccttttttagagagtaaaatgGAAAATTCGTTTGGAGTTGATTgtctgaaaaaatagaaaattctatatttagataataaaatagagtatagaattagagatacctaaattacaatattttacatattaatatgattaaaaaatgtatgataaaatatttttaaaaattataacaattaacAATGTACAGATATAGTAACACATCTACTCAAATATGTAAACTATATTACTAATTTAGTAAACATACAAGGATTAAGATTCCTATTGATTGGCTAACATAATTAAGTTTGATTTTCAAGtacacacacaaaaataaacatcaattatTGGACCTCATCTTTCCTTCTCATCCATTAAATTAGTCCAacgaatttaattattttttgttgccATTTATGTAACCTTATTTAACTCGACATACAATATTAAagctttttaaatttatggCAGGAATATTAATAGTTTGTTCGgttatgtttttttctaaaaaagaaatgGTGAGAAATAGTACTATATATttgatcaaaatatttaaaaagtaacaATTAATGTTTGATTAAGttttttcaaagtttgattAACATAGGCAAACTAAATGATTATATGTACCTGACACTAGTTATATATCGTTTAtacactaattttataaaataataaaaattaaaaatcatatatttttaataagaacgaaaaataaataagaacagAGGGGGTAATACATTTTGAAATTGAAGAGGAATCCAAGGGAAAAGTATAATGGGACGTTGAAGGAATCCTATGGAATAATTAGTTGCCTACTCCATTGTTAGTCAGGTGTGAACACTGAACACAATAACACGTTTCCCAATGTTctaaaaaagtaaaacaatTCAACTCGTTGGCGAAACTTTTTTGCgcttaattttcttaaatagtCACTCATGTTTGAAAAATTGCCtaagaatataatttatgtttgttttaggatTATAATATCACtcaattttatctattttttctcaaaatatatataatacaaaaaaatatattaactcTCTCCTACTAGAATATCGTGTcacattttttagtttattaataataatttttctaataagaATTTAGTCTTGCCATAGaggaaaaaattaaactagTTCCTTAAAACTGCTGAAAAAGACAATAAATTTAGTTGGATAATTAGAGATAAAATAGGTATTATGAACATTAATTTTTCCACAAACTCTAAACATTTGTTGCTTGTTCACGGcaaaaaatcaaacttttcttgttcataataataaaaaagattttacaCAAACtataaacatttgttcaaaGCTTAGGCAGATTCAAATAAAGGAATATCTGATTCAAAAATAAGCAAGCAAAAGCCcctaaattttaagaaatttacttaattatcatgtgaaatattcaaattatttcacaatttatacttcaaaaataaaagaatcaaaagaaaacttGAATTTTAGCTCGTGGCTATTTCTTTGGTTGACATCAAGGGTATACAACCACCTAGGAGACAATTCCTTATGAAAATTCGTTAATTTATTCCTTGAAGAACCGGAGGAAgccacatatttttttttgaagaatcgGAGGAACTCGTATATAGTtccttattctttatttttttttgttgaatataaTATATGGGTTGTTCagaaaaaacttaaaaacttttaataataaaaaaatgaataatgtgacATGACATCCTAGTAGGAGAGAgataatgtattttttgtgtcaaatatattttgaggaaaataggTAAAATTGGGTGATATAGTagtcctaaaacaaacataaattatatttctaggTAATTTCtaaaacatgactaattatctAGGGATATTACTCCTTAATTTGTGAGTcgtttcaaataaataatactctatgttatatattttaaaatattttaaaattttggaattgGACAACTGCGCGGAGGTGTAATTTTTTGGGGTCCACTTTTTAACATTAagattatatgtttttttttcaaaaaataaaataatttaactgtatcaactaaaaaaatacaatttcaattatttataaatagagaataattTGGGAGGAAACAAAGGTAAAGTAAAAGAGTcaaatactatatttttttgcGTGTTGAGTcattaaaataacttaaatggatatcttttttattccttaaaaaattgtttaaaatttaatgaaaactCAACTAAATATGTTTGAGATGacttttgaattatgaaataaaattaagcGGTTTTCTAACAAAATCACCCTTAGTTAAGAGGTAATATCTCATTAAAGTCACCAGACTCATCCCTGTgattaatatcaaaatattaatgttacaattttaatttttaacatattcaaatgtttaattattactcctattattgaaataattttcttgCAACACTATGAATTTGGACTTTTGTCCGACTACACGCCATTgctgattgttttttttttttttttgaaaataaacgATTCCTTCATGTGTATCTTACAGAATGTAGGCAGCAAGTTGAAACAATTCCTTCTCCTGGAACATTGATGATTATGTATTCAGTTAACAGTATGAGAAGCCAAATACTCGTAAAGAAACGAAGACAAAGACGATGACGGATCCACAAATGTACTCCCAGTTCCATTTTGCTagtatacaaatacaaaaagaaagGAATATTGCAGTGTATCAACAAGGATACAATAATGTATGAACACACAAAACCCAGCATGGAAGGTGAACCATACACATGTATATGTATGTCGCACTGTTCCATGTCCAAAGAGACTCAACCCAGTTCCAAAAGTCACCAACTCTTGCATTCTCAAGACCTACTAAAGCTCCTTTCCACAAATAATAAGCTACAGGAGGAAAAACCAGAAATATTAACACTACATTGCACGCTGCCCTAATAAATGACTTCAACGTTTTAGCTTTAGCATCGAGCATCAAGGGTCTAGTCATTAAACACATAGGGACCAGCATGAGTGCGCCGAGTTCTGCAGTTGCAAAGTTTATGACTGACATTATGCAAAGTCCAGTACAGGCAGCAGCAATTGTGACTGATTTCAAAAGAGTCCATTCCATTCCTTGAGTTCGGTTCATGTGTAGAAGAGAAAAGGAGGAACCCAGAATAGCTTGCAAGATTAAGAGGGTGAATGCTGAAAGGATAATCCAGCTTAAGAGGTTAGTTAGAGGTGATGAATCTTGTACTAGAGACAGAAAATGTGGAAGTAATGTTACAACGGCACCCCAAAAGTGGACAATAAACACGGTCTTCGCTGCATGAAGCCATCTCCAGGATCGAAATGAGATGGCTGGTATATCAGAAGAAGCTGGAGAAGATGCAACCTTAGTTCCCATCCCAGAAATCCTTCTGGTAGAATCAGTGAAAAGAGAAGCCGCGACCATTGGAAGAGGAGCAACAAGCAAGGCAAATGGTATCATGTAGACTCCAACTGACACAAATTTATTCGGAGATgtcaaaagataaagaaaaaatgacTGGTGAAACTTCTCAAGCAGGTTATTTACAGAACGGATCACTCCTTCAACCAATCTGCAACAAGACAAGAAATTTTGAAAGACAAATTAGATGAGCTATTAATACAATATATggattggggggggggggttttcNGGGGGGGGGATTTCCAATTATTAGCAAACAAAAAACCACTTCTAGCGTTCCAAATTGGCCCTCCCTTTTCTGTTCAGGGGATGCCCTAAAATGACCATCCCTCTCTAGTTATAGCATTCCTTATCCCATTTTGTCCttctatttttactttattagtCAACTTTTGTCCTTCCAAAAGAGTTTAAATAAACCCAGAAAAAGTAAGGTTTATCCACAGAAAGTAAGATAACATTGAACATTTTGTGAGGGTTAAACGTTAAAATTGGTAAGAAGTGAAGAACACGCTTCTTCAGAGTGAtgcaaacataaaatatttacagtatttgttataattaagtTGAAATTAATGTTACTAACTCAATAAACCTCCAACATACGAAAATGACAATATTTATTCCAACTCCTCAAAGAACACCTTACATATGATTTcaaaaagctgtcaaaagaTGACATCAATCACAGCTGagttttcattttcaattaattaaccataaaagaattaatttgcCACACTCAATTTCATATAAGATTGCAATCTAAAAAAAAGTTGTGGGgtagggggggggggagagagaagaagagaagcCCTGAAACTCAAAGTAGCAGCAGAAAAGGACTTGCACATTGGATGAAAAAGAAAGTCaaaaatttgaaggaaaaaataagtaaattgaAAGAAGTAGAGGAACATGAGTGGTAAAAGAATAAATGTCACAAACACAAGATGAATAAGAGGACAACAAAGATAATGTGAGAGATGAATCCTAGTACTCAAATAGAAAAATGTCATTTCCCCCCTTTagtttttaatcttttaaaCTGAGATTTGAAGAATCCACCTTTTCTTGTTTAGAATGGTAATTCGGATCATTATGGACTAAATGCATACTTCTCTTAAAGCAAAACGGATTCACCCATTTAGCAATAATCCTGCGGTTTGCATGCTTTTTGTCACTAGGAGGTAGCTTATAATAACACTGGGGGAGAGAAGGGAATTGAGTACTGACCTGCCACCTTGCAAAAGTAACTCGTTTGGTCGGTTTTTGTAGTTTGCTACACGTTTTGCTGAGATCTCCATAGTAATGGAATCAACTTGATAATCTCGAAAAACACCATGAGGACCTGTGGGAACACCCAGTGCCTAAAATAAAGTGACAGTTGCAACATATGATCAGAAATCCAACAGAGTAACTTACATAACGTTCAGATGTACAAAGacaaatttttctaattttgaaatgttttttgtGACTAAAACTTGTAGCCTCCATCAACTGGAAGGACACACAATTCTGTTTTCTGGAGGGTTTGGGGGGATGGGATGTTTTGAAAGCATGTACCAGTAAAAGTGTTACCTCTTAGGTGTTAACAAAGAAGTGTCGTTTTGAAGTATATACCTGATTATATAATGAGCTCGCAAGTGTAGCAGAGCCTTCAATATATTCTGCAACAGAAATACCAAAGTTCCATTGGGGATTCAAACTTCTAGCCACTGTGCCTAGTTTGTGAAACAGTTCAGCCAGACTTCTCAACCACCAAGAGTCCAACAAAGACCCTAATTTCTCAACCTTCACCCTTAATCGTTGCCCATTTACAGCCAAATAGTTCACAACATTGATCAGATCGAGGTTTGGCATCTGTCCATTGGATGCTTCAGCATATAAATTGAGAACATCTCTCTCTGCTTTCTCGCTGCCATCTGTAACCTTTATGACAAGGGCAGCCGCCATTGTGCCAGCACGTAGAAAATCATTCGGTCTCTTTCTTCCTGTTGTTGGACTTGCATTTGATTCAAATAGACTTCTTCCAGAACCATCAAATGATGGTGTGTGATACTCTCTTAGCCACGCAGCAACTGCGGCATATTCCCCGTGCTGTGAATCCGCAGCAAGCCATATGATATCTTTAGCTAGCCACGTCACTCGAGTGAGCAGGGAGAAAATTGAGTATGCAATACCTAGTGATAAAGCCTCGCCCATGCTGGTCTTAACGGAATTATAAGGGGTCACCAATACAATAGCCTCCTTCCCATCACCACGTGGAGCTCTTATAAATCCAACTGTATTGATACCATATGATGAACAAGTATAATTCTCCTGAGCTATTCCTTGATCAGGACTGGAGAAAAAATGCAGGGGGTTAAACTTATTCACTTGAGGTAGGAACCTGTGAAAATTAACTTCACCGCCCAAATCCGTTATATGCTGCGCTACCAAATCTTGGATTCCTCTACATCCATGAAACAAAGGAATGATTTAGATATACATGTAGATATAGAGTAGAATTAGGACAAATAATGACTTACAAAGGTACTACTGATCTCAAATAAACTCTTCCTACTCCCCCTTAGACACCTCAATGTATGTACAGTGGTTTATGTTGGTGAAAAGCTTCCCTATAAAGTTATTGTCTGAAGATTCTGTTTGCTCCATTATCAAATAAGGAGAAGAAGACGTAAGAAACGAGGGTGTAAACAGTCAGAACCTTAATTGCACAATGCTATTTAGGGCACAAAAATACGTAAAGGAAACCACGTAGACTCTTTGCTATATCTAGCTTTCCCCGCCAAAATAGTACAAATAGAAAAGGAAGTTCCTTATCATGTGATCATCTTGAAAGAGTACTCCTACATGAGATGATGAAAGTGTACACTCCTCACCAAATTAAGGACATCATAGTTTTATTAGAAAATCTCGTCAGCAAGTAAAGAATCTTCAATTATCATTTGTCAACTAGTTTCTTCTAAGGATATCAGCTACATTAGAAGAAAGCAACATGAACACATGAAGGAAAGACATTTGGCATAAATAATGTTGAGACAAGTACATACATGCTTGAGCTATCAGTTTTGAAATCAAAGCTAACGACCTTGTTCACAAACATTCTAGCCCGTGAAACATCATCATTCGACAGCATGGGACTAGCAGAACCTGCAAAATGACGGTCCAAACCAAGGTTAAGGGGGA
This window of the Solanum pennellii chromosome 2, SPENNV200 genome carries:
- the LOC107011648 gene encoding glycosylphosphatidylinositol anchor attachment 1 protein yields the protein METMADAEPAKAKPRPIIRLGLFLISHSFIVSVACCAAGIFALLLLPILAKNTYISENALMPGSASPMLSNDDVSRARMFVNKVVSFDFKTDSSSIGIQDLVAQHITDLGGEVNFHRFLPQVNKFNPLHFFSSPDQGIAQENYTCSSYGINTVGFIRAPRGDGKEAIVLVTPYNSVKTSMGEALSLGIAYSIFSLLTRVTWLAKDIIWLAADSQHGEYAAVAAWLREYHTPSFDGSGRSLFESNASPTTGRKRPNDFLRAGTMAAALVIKVTDGSEKAERDVLNLYAEASNGQMPNLDLINVVNYLAVNGQRLRVKVEKLGSLLDSWWLRSLAELFHKLGTVARSLNPQWNFGISVAEYIEGSATLASSLYNQALGVPTGPHGVFRDYQVDSITMEISAKRVANYKNRPNELLLQGGRLVEGVIRSVNNLLEKFHQSFFLYLLTSPNKFVSVGVYMIPFALLVAPLPMVAASLFTDSTRRISGMGTKVASSPASSDIPAISFRSWRWLHAAKTVFIVHFWGAVVTLLPHFLSLVQDSSPLTNLLSWIILSAFTLLILQAILGSSFSLLHMNRTQGMEWTLLKSVTIAAACTGLCIMSVINFATAELGALMLVPMCLMTRPLMLDAKAKTLKSFIRAACNVVLIFLVFPPVAYYLWKGALVGLENARVGDFWNWVESLWTWNSATYIYMCMVHLPCWVLCVHTLLYPC